The genomic region ATTAAGAAATCAAATGCAACATATCATTGTAATTacacaaataacaaaaatattttgaatttaatcttATATATTAAAACTTCAATATTTATCAACACAAACATAAAGTAAgcacaaatattatttttcatttcaatagaatatgatattttctttggtttaaaaggataaattgtcctaaattataaaaactataaaattaccataaaataaagaagagaTGATTTTGAAACTATCCATTTAAAATTCAAAcgtgaaaaaacaaaaatctagagaaaaactctaaaaacttattttgttttccaaatcgtttatatatatatatatatatttgttttacttaGCAATGATGCCAATCTTCGTGTTGGTTAAAACCTgcattttcttccttttcaccaaccttccctttctttttcttctcgttCACTTCATGCGCATTCTCTCTTTTCAATTTGCagatttattttataagtatCTTTACTATTTCACAAGTTATGTAGACATATGATAGTGCTTATATTcacttttagaaatttttgtctACTCTGATAGCACATGTTTTTTAGTTTTGCATATGCAtgcaattttcattttgtaagtGATTTTAAGGATGATTTTGTCGTCATCCTCTTGAGTTTGATGGATGCTTAattcttttgtcaatttttacCCGTCACTTTAAACCATCCAAGATTGATTTTCTTATCGTATAAGTGCGTACAATCATTACAAATGTCATGCTTGAgttgtaataaaattaattgtcaACGTACtataatatctattttatattaaaaccgAAACTGTTATTACATTAATAGAATTTGTATTCCATCACCCACGGCAGGTGTTAATAACATTTTCCCCAATAGTAAAAATCCTAACGCATCCTGAACATTCCCGTAGAACCATGTGGAAATCCTAACACATCCAAACCAAACTAGGGACCAAAACGAAATCATAATGTGCCACGTTACTGAAAGCAAAACCGCTTGATCATCCACTTGGGCCAAGTAAGCGAAGGAGTTGACGTCTTCTCATGTGGGGCCCACCATAACTCCAAGCCGAAGAAATTAAGCATTGCTAATAAAAAATTGCCACTTGTTACAAAAGTAAAATCTTTAACCGTTATATCGCCATGCTGGCACTCAACCAACTAGAAAAAAATCCTAACGCTTCACTCCCTACCTACGAAAAGATCGAAACTCTTAACCAACAATCATTTGAATTGCTAAAACCTCAGCTATTTAAGAGCACTCCCAAACCAATTCAACATTCCGATACATAGAACTTGTCTAACAATTCCACTAGGTGAAAGCTTAAAAGAGCAGCCAATGGGGAAATGGACGATCCCTTCCGCTCTTATTCTTCTTTGCCTTCTCAGTCTCCTCTCAGACCAAGGTAAGTTTAgaccatttttcattttcctttagcGTTTGAATGCTGAATTTGGATCTACTTTGTTTCAGGTAGGAAACTACAAGCAAATGCGAAGGAAGGAGCCGTGGATCCTCCAAAAGTTGAGGATAATATCGGCGCTGTGCCTCACGGCTTACAAACTGATTCTGATGTTGTTAAAAGGTTGGTGTAATTTTGTTTAAGAATGTAGTCTTCATTAATCTTTGATTTGTTTGTTATATTTTGaatccatttttcttcttttgcttttaGGGAATCGGATTCGATCTCTTCGAGATCGCTTCGCAACAATGCGGAGAAATTTGAGTTCCAAGCTGAGGTGTCTCGGCTTATGGATATTATTATCAATTCTCTTTATAGCAATAAGGACATTTTCCTCCGAGAGTTGATCTCCAATGCTTCTGATGTAAGTTTTTTGCCATTCTTCCttgattatttttagatattgtttctgaactcaaattttaaatggaaactttttgaaatttaggcGTTGGACAAGATTAGGTTTCTTTCACTCACAGACAAAGAGGTTTTGGGCGAAGGTGACACTTCCAAGCTGGAGATCCAGGTTAGTTCTGCacattaactttattttatagaaatataaatgcATGAAATTCTAGGAATAGAATAACTagacaaaaatgttataaaatgaccATGTAAATGTAGAAATCCGGTTTCTGCATCGATGCATGAAATCTGTGTTCTCTAAGccttaaaatttatgaaattgcAGATTAAGTTGGATAAAGAGAAGAAAATGCTTTCGCTTCGCGACAGAGGTATAGGAATGACAAAAGAAGATTTAATTAAGAATTTGGGAACAATTGCAAAATCTGGAACTTCGGGTAAATgaatcttagattttttttcttcaagtgactttgtgtaattataattaagattaattattcatattgaattgattgattttattttctctatgcAGCATTTGTTGAGAAAATGCAGAGCACTGGAGACCTTAATCTGATTGGGCAGTTTGGAGTTGGGTTTTACTCTGTATATCTGGTAGCTGACTATGTCGAAGTCATTAGTAAACACAATGATGACAAACAGTGAGTCTGTAAAccttaatttagtttttatggAAATGTTTGACTCATTGTTAATAATGGTTTATTGAATGCTTTTTGTTTTTCAGGTATGTATGGGAATCGAAGGCTGATGGGGCATTTGCTATTTCAGAGGACACTTGGAATGAACCACTAGGACGTGGAACTGAGATTAGACTGCATCTGAGGGATGAAGCTCAGGAGTACTTGGAGGAAAGCAAATTAAAGGTTAGTAAAGCTCAAGTCTTGTTTGTTTACATTACCTTTACTGTAGGTATACTGATTTCATTTGGGATTTATGTGATCCTTCATGTCACCATCCTTTGTATTGTTATCTTCATGGACTCTTgatttgttgtatttattttcGCTTTggcttttgaaaatataacaGAGTATGCTGTGGTTGTAATCTATAGGAATTGGTGAAGAAATATTCTGAATTCATCAATTTCCCCATCTATATCTGGGCAAGTAAAGAGGTTGATGTTGAGGTACCTGCAGATGAAGATGAGTCAAGTGATGAGGAAAGCTGTATGTTTCAATAAAGGAAGCATGTTAATGTTTATTCAAGACTTACTGATGCCATTTTCCATAATACTAAGAGACTCTGCATGTTCtgatcaaaatttttggtttcatTCTCTTTTATTGCTACAAACAGCTGATAGCACTTCTTCTGAGGAAGGAGAAGATGAAGCTGACAAAAGCGAGGATGAAGAcactgaaaagaaaaagacgGTGAAGGAAACTACTTATGAATGGGAACGTCTGAACGATGTTAAGGCTATATGGTTGCGTAGTCCAAAGGATGTAACAAATGAAGAATACGTAAAATTCTATCACTCTCTGACAAAGGTAATTTGACATAAACTTCCTAGCTCCAGTCTACCGAAAACCCTTTGGAGAAGTTACTAACCTTTATTGTTATGTATTTGTGTTGCACTGCAGGACTTTAGTGATGAGAAGCCCATGGCCTGGAGCCACTTCACTGCTGAAGGTGATGTTGAGTTCAAGGCTGTTTTGTTTGTGCCTCCTAAGGCTCCTCATAATCTGTATCAGAGTTACTATAACTCCAATAAATCCAACTTGAAGTTGTACGTTAGACGAGTTTTTATCTCTGACGAATTTGATGAGCTTTTGCCGAAGTTTCTTAGTTTTTTGATGGTAAATGAAGACATGTTATTTTAGTTGACTTAAATCAGCACTCAAGAGGTTTATGGGTCATTTGTTATCtgattgattttttaatggATAACCTATTGATCAGGGTCTTGTTGATTCCGATACTCTACCACTCAATGTGTCTCGAGAGATGCTACAAGCTCATAGCAGTCTGAAAACAATCAAGAAGAAACTCGTGAGGAAAGCCCTTGATATGATTCGCAGAATTGCCGACGAGGATCCTGATGAGTTCAGTGGCAAAGATGAGAAGGGTAGGTCATAATTGTTTCTTTTTAGTAATTACattgaatttaattacaaatatttcacCCCAGACTGTGGCCAGTCTGGAgtgaaatatttgtaattaaattcaaaGTCTTTTATCCCAAGTTATTTATTGGTTAATGATTGAAACTGAATATTGATGTGGATGCAGATGTTGAAAAATCTGGCGATGAAGATGAGAAAAAGGGTCAATATACGAAGTTCTGGAATGAATATGGAAAGTCCATTAAACTAGGTATCATTGAGGATGCAACCAACAGAAATCGCTTGGCTAAACTCCTTCGGTTTGAGAGGTATTAGTTTTTGAGGcggtctatttcctaagaagaattttcctttttctgccACTACTATCATTAATAGTGTATGAATTGCAATGCAGCACCAAGTCAGATGGTAAATTGACTTCACTGGATCAGTACATCTCACGAATGAAATCAGGGCAGAAAGATATCTTCTACATTACAGGAATTAGCAAGGAACAATTGGAAAAATCTCCATTCTTGGAGAGGCTTAAGAAGAAAAATTACGAGGTACTGCAAAAACATTAGCTGTTAACTTCAGACATATACTTTACTTCAAACCATCTTTTTCATATCTTTCCTTTTGCTTATTTTATTCCTTATGAtctatatttgtaaattgttttattttgtgtcTAATGGCCTTTTTTATTTCCAGGTCATTTTCTTCACGGATCCAGTTGACGAATACCTAATGCAATACCTGATGGATTATGAAGGAAAGCAGTTCCAAAATGTATCCAAGGATGGCCTAAAAATTGGGAAAGACTCTAAGAGTAGGGAACTCAAGGATTCATTTAAGGAACTAACCAAATGGTGGAAGGGTACACTGAAGACTGAGGATGTTGATGAGGTGAAAATAAGCAACCGTTTGGACAACACTCCTTGTGTGGTCGTCACATCGAAGTTTGGATGGAGTGCTAACATGGAGAGACTCATGCAAGCTCAAACCCTAACTGATGCTAGCAAGCAAGCATACATGCGTGGCAAGAGGATCCTTGAGATAAACCCAAGGCACCCAATCGTCAAGGAGCTTCGTGAGAGAGTTGTTAAGGACCCCGAGGTATGCACATTTGTAACCCCAAACATCCATGTTCTCTAGCcattcataatttcaatttcggaccttttttattattcattatgcAGATTCAGCTtattactataaaattattagagttaATGGCATGTGTCGTTAAGTGATGCTCACTCCATGATATGGTGTCTGCTTCCTGCATGGACTTATTAACTAACTTGTTAGAGTCGATATCTGTTCTGCTAGTTCCTTTTCtgataaaaaaacatttgttgGATCTTCAGGATGAGGGCGTGAAGCAAACGGCTCAGCTTATTTACCAGACAGCTCTAATGGAGAGTGGCTTCATTTTATCCGACCCCAAGGATTTCGCCTCACGCATCTACAGCTCAGTTAAATCTAGCCTAAATATCAGTCCTGATGCAacaattgaagaggaagatgatGTGGAAGAAACTGAGACAGAGCCCGAGACAAAAGCAGGTAAGGATGGTGCAGATGCAGAGTCTTCTGGTCTCAAGGATGAGTTATAAAATGGGTGAAGCCTTAGGTAATATGGTTTTCTGAGCTTCGGTCTCGAGGGAATCGAAAGAAGTTAAGTCTGAAACTTGGATAAAAGAACATTTGATGGTAGAGTTGATGTAACCAGTCACCAGGAATTTTGTCTTTAGCatctaattatattattatgttgcTCAATTAAGTTGTTTgccttcttttttctcttctaatGCATCGCAATGCTTTCAGATTTTCTCATAATAATGCCACTTGTTTTTAACGAGGAAAGCAGAATCTGTTATGTTGGTTTGAAAACCCAATCACTGAACTCAATCCACTTCCACCTATTACTACTGTTAGAACCAATCTAATACTTAGCTTGAATTGGCATTATATATTATAGGGTAAATTATAGaattagtcacccaactattaaaattgtcaatttagacacttaccattttagatcatttctattttggtcactttccGCTAAATGGTTAACGGGACTAATGATGTGGTTTTTCTCTAATTGGTATGATAACATATTTAGCCATCAATACTTAcacacatataattaaatataatgtaattatttttaaatacataattaatattgataAACTTGTATgtaaatttgtgattttgataaACCCAAAACTCAAAACTAATTTTCATAATCTTCATTCATGATCGTTCTAATAGCATTCTCAACAAAAGAACCCAATTTTTTTCTAGGAAACCTAaatgttaacaaataaaaagaaataataaaacaaaaaacaaaaaagcttCTTGTAAGCTTTTTCAAATCCCCATTCTTGTCAATTTGAAGAATCATGTAATAATATGCACCTATCTCTAAGCATAAAATGTATTGTAAAGTTTATCTTACATCTAatttgtttgtaatttattttgaaaaagatgtaaattTTCTAGGTTTTCGATttttctaactttatcatttataaattcttttatatttaaaaagtatacttttttatatattttattttaaaattttaaatatttttataaaaaatagattttaacaTCATTAGTCCTACATGCCACAACCTAAGAGGGCCATGTGTCATATATTTAACACCGTTATAAAAAGTATCAAAACCCTTGACGGAATGAAAATTCGGGTTCTAATTTGGGACAAAAAGAATCATAAGTACCAACTTAGGAGAAGGTGCCAAGTTCGAGGGCTAAATGCATATCTGagtattataattataattaaatagaaaacatataatattatttacatatatataatcttatattttgtatcttttcataatatataatttatatttaattatatgtatttgagaatcaaattgatagaatgtgtaagaATTGAAGACTAGATGTGTTATTATACCAGTTAGAAAAGAACTTATCATCACTTCCATTAATCATTTAACAGAGTGTGACCAAATAGAAACGATCTAAAATGTTAAAGACCAAATTAGAAATGATTTAAAGCggtaatgactaaattgaaatttttatagttGGGAGACCAAAGCAAAAACAAGCTAATAATTGGGTaactaatattataatttatccatattatatatatttatcattttttatagatccaacacattagaaacaaaacTTCAATTCGGTAACTAATTGGAAGATCAACTGGCTTTTTAGCTAAAGAGATGGTAAAAGAGGCAGATTTCATtcgttaaattttatatgtaattaaaaGACTGGTTCTGATACGACCAATTTTTATACCAGCAAGCAgataaatgtaataatattttttatttggtattacttacatatattttagttttttactcTCTATAAAATATTATGGGTACTTTAATCTCAATGATAAAAT from Gossypium raimondii isolate GPD5lz chromosome 1, ASM2569854v1, whole genome shotgun sequence harbors:
- the LOC105784225 gene encoding endoplasmin homolog, which translates into the protein MGKWTIPSALILLCLLSLLSDQGRKLQANAKEGAVDPPKVEDNIGAVPHGLQTDSDVVKRESDSISSRSLRNNAEKFEFQAEVSRLMDIIINSLYSNKDIFLRELISNASDALDKIRFLSLTDKEVLGEGDTSKLEIQIKLDKEKKMLSLRDRGIGMTKEDLIKNLGTIAKSGTSAFVEKMQSTGDLNLIGQFGVGFYSVYLVADYVEVISKHNDDKQYVWESKADGAFAISEDTWNEPLGRGTEIRLHLRDEAQEYLEESKLKELVKKYSEFINFPIYIWASKEVDVEVPADEDESSDEESSDSTSSEEGEDEADKSEDEDTEKKKTVKETTYEWERLNDVKAIWLRSPKDVTNEEYVKFYHSLTKDFSDEKPMAWSHFTAEGDVEFKAVLFVPPKAPHNLYQSYYNSNKSNLKLYVRRVFISDEFDELLPKFLSFLMGLVDSDTLPLNVSREMLQAHSSLKTIKKKLVRKALDMIRRIADEDPDEFSGKDEKDVEKSGDEDEKKGQYTKFWNEYGKSIKLGIIEDATNRNRLAKLLRFESTKSDGKLTSLDQYISRMKSGQKDIFYITGISKEQLEKSPFLERLKKKNYEVIFFTDPVDEYLMQYLMDYEGKQFQNVSKDGLKIGKDSKSRELKDSFKELTKWWKGTLKTEDVDEVKISNRLDNTPCVVVTSKFGWSANMERLMQAQTLTDASKQAYMRGKRILEINPRHPIVKELRERVVKDPEDEGVKQTAQLIYQTALMESGFILSDPKDFASRIYSSVKSSLNISPDATIEEEDDVEETETEPETKAGKDGADAESSGLKDEL